ACTTTATCATCAAAAAATTCCTGGAGGGAATGCCAGATAAAAGCAAGGAGGAAACTTCAACCCAGGAGTGAGAAATCCAATGAATAAACTATTGAGTAAAATCTCAGTTTTGGACATGACCGAAGGCGTCGCAGGGCCCTGCGCAGCAAGTCTCCTGGGCGACATGGGAGCATTCGTTATTAAAGTTGAGAGGCCGGAAGGAGACTGGGGAAGGGGTACTGAGGACCCGTTGAGACCTTACTTTGTTGCCAATAATAGAAACAAGAGAGATTTGTGTTTGGACTTACAGAAAAAGGATGCCGGACCGGTTATAATGCGCTTGGTTGAGCGTTCGGATATAGTTCTTTCTAATTACCGAAAAGGAGTAATGGAGCGGTTGGGGGTTGGTTATGATGCATGCCAAAAAATAAACCCCGGGATTATCTACTGTACGATTTCAGCTTTCGGTCAAAAGGGAGCGTATTCCAGCCTTCCCGCAAGTGATACGGGCATGCAGGCGCTCAGTGGGATCATGGATTCAATAGGCGAGATGGAGGGTCTTCCTTTGCGCGTGAGCTTTCCTTTGGTGGATATCCATTCTGCAAGTATGGCTGTACAGGGTATTTTGTTGGCGCTATATGCCCGGCAGCAGGGAAAATTAGGTACAAGAATCGATGTCAGCCTGCTGAACGCAGCCATGTCCTTACAAGCCATGCCTTTTACCTCTTTTTTAATGACTGAGGAACTACCCAAGCGATATGGCAACCAAAACCCTATGCTTTCTCCGGCTGGTGCTTACCGGACGAAAGACGATAAATATATGACCATCGCAATTCTTGGTGAGTCCTATTGGGAAAGATTTTGCCAGGCCATTGGAATGGCTCAAATAAGCAAAGAAGAGAAGTTCAAGAATAACTCTCTCCGGGTAAAGAACAGGGCTGCTCTGAATGAGATCGTGGTCCCGGTTTTTCTCAGGAAGCCCCGAGAGGAGTGGATTCATATTTTTAAGGAGGCCGATATTCTTTGCTCCCCAATCAATAACTTTGCTGATGTTTTAGATGACTCAGCCCTTGTTGAATCGATTTCCCTATGGAAGTTCAAGCTCAAGGGTAAAGAAATACGTACGATGGGAAACCCCATTGAAATTGACGGGGAATATCTAACGCTGGAACTGCCTCCCCCCCTTAAAGGGGAACATACCAACGAAATATTGGAGGAACTCGGATATAGCCACAACGAAATCCAGGCCATGCTCTCCCAAGGAATTGTTTATAGCCTAGCCACCATTATCCTTAAATAAATTTCTAAGGAAAAAAAGATGGACACTTTTGAACTGATCAAAGGGGCAATTGACATTCATATTCACATCGGTCCGGATCCGAATCGCCGCCGCAGGGTGGGCGTTGAACGAACTATCATTACTCACCCGCTGTCCGTTTCCTTCGGCTGCCGCGCCTCGGTGGAGGAACAGAAAGAGATGATCGGGCAGGGGGTATTTATCGAGCACTGC
This sequence is a window from Deltaproteobacteria bacterium. Protein-coding genes within it:
- a CDS encoding CoA transferase, with amino-acid sequence MNKLLSKISVLDMTEGVAGPCAASLLGDMGAFVIKVERPEGDWGRGTEDPLRPYFVANNRNKRDLCLDLQKKDAGPVIMRLVERSDIVLSNYRKGVMERLGVGYDACQKINPGIIYCTISAFGQKGAYSSLPASDTGMQALSGIMDSIGEMEGLPLRVSFPLVDIHSASMAVQGILLALYARQQGKLGTRIDVSLLNAAMSLQAMPFTSFLMTEELPKRYGNQNPMLSPAGAYRTKDDKYMTIAILGESYWERFCQAIGMAQISKEEKFKNNSLRVKNRAALNEIVVPVFLRKPREEWIHIFKEADILCSPINNFADVLDDSALVESISLWKFKLKGKEIRTMGNPIEIDGEYLTLELPPPLKGEHTNEILEELGYSHNEIQAMLSQGIVYSLATIILK